CCTATCGCCAGTTTTCTGTTAGGAGCATCTCCATACGATGCAATTCTCGAGCATCCTACACTCACGATATGCTCACCTTTAGAGAGGTTTGCAACCATTCCAATTTGATTATGGGTAATGAAAGTAAACTGAGCACTACTTGCCTTAAGGTTATTCTGCCTCAAACTGATCAGTTTATCATCTACAAAAATACCACAAGCATAATCTATTGATGTATCAGTACTTCCATTAGCCGCAAAATTGGCTTGCACTACAGTTTCAAACTGAAAATATGCTTTACTCTCAGTACTGAAAACCTGAATTTTCTGTGATAACCCACTAATTTTTTTAAATGCAGGAAGAGTAGAAAAATCGGCTCCCTTTATAAAAGCGGCCGCTTTACCTGTACTCGTTGCTGGTGGCTGTTCACTATTCGTAAAATCAACCCCAACTTTATCTGAGAAAGAGTTATTAAAGATCAGATAAAATTTATTTGGTTCATATTCAGGAATACGAAGAGTTTTCCAAATAGGCGGATATCCTTCTCCCTGAGAAACTAATAACTGGTCATTATTTCCTAAAGAAAGACTGTTATCTGTAGCATCAAGTACGGCAATTTTATCTCTTAGATTCAAGTCTCCGTTAACATCTAATCTTGATTTTGGAGATTCAGTATTAATACCCACCTGGGCAGAAAGCATCAGTCCCGAGGCAAGAAATAAAGTGGATAATATATTTTTCATCAGTTCGTTTTAATTGGATTTATAGGTTACATACTCAATCACATCGATCTTCATGTTAGACTCTAATGTAAACGCATTGGATGCTCCATTAGAACTTTGAACATCACGACCTATAGCAAACTGAGAGCTTAAATTTGAAGTACTGATCTTGCGGCATGCAATTTCAAGGTTCTGTACTCCAACCGGAACGTTAAGTTCTGTATAATTAAGAGTAAAAATATAATCCTGAATCCCTGATTTTCCGCTATTGTTAGTAGAAGCAACTCTATCAGGACGCAATGCTACCAGCCTATCATTTCTAAAAACAGCACATGCAAAACGTACATTCTCTGAAGTAGTAGATTGTGGAGCTTTCATTTCAATTCCGGTCTGGAACTGATAAGTAAGCCTGTTTTTACCGTTTTTAATAGTAAATGTGTTTTTAAGACCATCAATTTTCACCCATTTCCCTTTCGAAGTGTCATTGATATCATCTCCAACACTATTTTTAGAAATGCCGTCTCCCTGAACACTGTTGGAAAGACCGGTAATTCCCACCTGATCAGATGATAAATACGAATTGATTAGCTTATATTGCCCCTCTTCCATAAAGGGAACATTTAACGATTTCCAAACAGGGGATTTGCCTTCTCCTTGAGAAACTAAAACCTGTCCGTTTAATCCTGCGTTTCCTACCTGAGTGGAAGTTCCACCCACTCTAAGTTCTCTTCTTAAAGTGGTTTTTCCATTCACATCGAGCGTTGATTTTGGTTTAGTGGTCCCGATTCCCACCTGTGCGTGGACTTGGAAAGAAAGAAATCCAACTACACAACTGTATATAATTTTTTTCATAATAAGGACTGCAAATGTACGAATTACGAATCGAAAAAATTCCAGTTATTATATTTAAAACTATAGAAATAAACACATTACACAATAGAATTAATTATATGAAAAAGTAGAATTATTTCTACAAAAAGCTTTTTTTCCAAATCAATTAAAATACTAAAGCCCTCCAAATCCCTTATTGATCGATGTTTATTCAACGTTTTTTTCTCATCAAAACGTGATTTCGAACCTCATAAAAAGCCCTTAATTCCCTTGTAAATGAATAGTTTAACAGAAAAACATGATAATAATCACAAAAAACCATATAAAAACTAATTTTTTTATATGGTTTACATTGTTAACGGAAAACTTTTTAATTTTTGAAAACTATATCTTAATTATTTTCAATAATAGCCTTTAGCAGGACATTAACCTCATCTACGTTTTTAATACGTTCTTTTCTCATCATAAGTTGGTTTCCTTCCTTACCGGATTTTTCCTTAAGCTGTGCTTCTGAGGGATTTCTTGTCAAATAATTAATGATATGTCTAAATCTGTCTGTCTGATAGAATTTATCCTGGGGATTGCTTGGGAAATAACCTAAAAAAACACCGTTTTTCATTACAATCTTCTCAAAGCCTATATCTGCGGCAAGCCATTTCAAAGAAACACTTTTCAGCAAATTCACTGCTTCTTTCGGCAATGCACCGAACCTGTCAATCAGTTCAAGTTCAAACTGATAAAGATCTTTTTCATTACTAATCTCGGCAATTTTCTGATACAACAACAACCGCTCTTCAGTATTGGAGATATAGAAATCCGGTAACATCAGCTCCAGATCCGTATCAATATTAACATCTTTTACAGATTTGAAAAGCTTCTGTCTGTCTTCTTCGTTATCAAATAGATTCTCAAAATCAACATCATCCTTCAATTCCTCCAGAGCTTCCTGCATCAGTTTCTGGTATGTTTCAAATCCCATCTCATTGATAAAGCCACTTTGTTCTGCTCCCAGCAAGTCTCCAGCCCCACGAATTTCAAGATCTTTCATCGCAATCTGGAAACCACTTCCAAGATCAGAAAACTGCTCAATAGCCTCCAGACGTTTTCTGGCATCCGAGGTCATCATATCATAAGGTGGAGTAATCAAAAAGCAGAAAGCCTTCCTGTTGCTTCGCCCTACTCTTCCTCTCATCTGGTGAAGATCTGCCATTCCAAATCTTTGAGCATCATTGATAAAGATGGTATTCGCGTTGGGAACATCCACTCCACTTTCTACAATCGTGGTAGAAACAAGTACATCATACTTTCCTTCCATGAAATCAAGCACATTCTTCTCCAGCTGTTTACCATCCATCTGCCCATGTCCTGTAATTACTCTGGCATCAGGAACCAGACGTTGGATAAGTCCGGCAATATCTTTAAGGTTTTCAATTCTGTTATTAATGAAATAAACCTGGCCATCCCTCTGAATTTCATAAGAAATAGCATCACGAATTATTTCTTCATTAAATCCTACCAGCTGAGTATCTACCGGCTGCCTGTTAGGCGGTGGTGTTTTGATTACGGATAAATCCCTTGCAGCCATCAAAGAAAACTGCAATGTTCTCGGAATCGGAGTAGCAGTAAGAGTAAGGGTATCCACATTACTTTTCAGAGTTTTTAATTTATCTTTTACAGAAACTCCAAATTTATGTTCTTCATCAATAATCAATAATCCAAGATCCTTAAATTTAACAGAACTGCCTGCTAACTGATGGGTTCCGATAATAATATCTACTTTTCCGTTTTTCAGGGCATCCAGGGTTTCAGATTTCTGTTTCGCAGTTCTGAATCGGTTAACATAGGAAACATTTACCGGAAAATCTTTAAGTCTCTCCTTGAAACTTCTATAGTGCTGAAATGCCAGAATAGTAGTAGGAACCAATACTGCAACTTGTTTTCCATCTGTTGCGGCTTTGAAAGCAGCACGGATTGCCACCTCTGTTTTTCCGAAACCTACATCCCCACAAACCAATCGATCCATTACCGTATCCGCTTCCATATCTCTTTTCACATCTACAGTAGCTTTTTCCTGATCCGGAGTATCTTCATAAATAAAGCTTGCTTCCAACTCATTCTGGAGATAAGAATCTGGTGTATAAGCAAATCCTTTTGCCGTTTTTCTTTGCGCGTATAGTTTAATAAGATCAAATGCAATCTGTTTTACCTTAGCTTTTGTTTTTTGTTTTAAAGACTTCCAGGTTGGAGAACCAAGTTTGCTGAGCACAATCTCCCTTCCATCCGGCCCATTATATTTTGAGATCTTGTGCAATGAATGAATACTGACATATAATAAATCTCCGTTTTTATAGGTCAGTTTAAAACATTCCTGAATTTTTCCGTCATTATTCACTTTCACCAATCCCATAAACTTTCCGATTCCATGATCGATATGGGCAATATAATCACCAATCTTCAAAGACATCAGGTCTTTTAAAGTAAGCTGCTCTGATTTTGCAAAGGTATTTTTAGCCTTATACCTTTGATAACGGTCAAAGATCTGGTGATCGGTATATACCAACAGCTTGTGTCCGTTATCTACAAACCCTTCATGGAGTTCTGATTTAAAGCTTTTAAAAGGAAGTTCATGTTCAAGCTCTTCAAAGATAGACTCCAATCTTTCTTTCTGCTTTTCCGTTGAAAAGGAAATCCAGGTATCAAATCCATCTTCCTGCTTTTCTTCCATATCTTCAATCAAAAGCTCAAAGTTTTTATGGAAAGAAGGTTGTGGAAGCTGCTCCATTTTTACTTCAGCAATATCCTTCAATCCTTCAATAGTAACATTTCCGAAGTCAACCGTTTTAAATTTTTTATAATCAAATAAAAACTCCTGATCAGAAATAAAAAGTTCTTGTGGAGTTCTATGAGCGACCTCCTTACTTAAGGTTTCATATTTTTCAAGGGATTTTTCATAGAATGTTTTAATCTTTTGCATCCCGATCATTCCATTTTTAGAAACCACATAGCTTTCTTTAGGCAGTAGCTGCAGTAATGAAACCCTGCTTCCCGTTACTGAAAAATTCATATTGGATACCAACTGAAAATCTTTCACTTTATCTACAGAAAGCTGAGTTTCTATGTCAAACGTTTTAATGCTTTCTACTTCATTACCAAAGAACGTGATCCTGTATGGTTTTTCATAGGAATAAGAAAATACATCCACAATCCCTCCTCGTACAGAAAATTCTCCAGGTTCTGAAACAAAATCTGCCTGTTGGAAATGATAATGGTTAAGGAGTTCATCTACAAAATCGAAATCCAGTTGATCTCCTACTTTTATATGATGGGAAATGGCTTTAAAATCCTCCTTCTTCAATACCTTTTCTGATAAAGCTCCGGCATAGGCAACAATTACTTTTGGAGACCTCCCGGAATTGATTTTATTAAGTACTTCTGTCCTTAACACAAGGTTGGCATTCTGTGTTTTTTCCACCTGGTAAGGCTCAAGGTGAGTCGCCGGAAAATACAATACCTTTTCTTTCCCCAGCAAATCTTCCATTTCGGTATTCGCATACAATGCATCCTCTTTATCATCTACCAGATAAAGAATATTTTTTTTCTGAACCAAAAACAGTTCAGCCACAAAAACAGAAACTGAGGAACCTGCGCTCCCCTTCACGGCAATATGCTGACTATTTTCTAACTGGGTAAAAATTTCTTTTCCGAATTCTTTTTGCATCAGATCCGGAAGGAACTTTTCATTGATGGATTTTAACTGCATAAATAGTAATGGTATAAACGACAAAAGCGATTTCGGGAGTTTTCCGAAACCGTTTAATGGTATACAAAGGTAAGGATATTTTTTTCTTTGAATCGAAATCCGCAGACTTTAAGATTTAAAATGAATTACTTAGGCTATTTAAATCTTAATTTTTTATTAATTTAATTAATTACCTGTTAAAAAAAATCGAATATTTTCTCATGGCATAGTGTTTGGGATTTCACAATGAACCAAACATTAAAAGTAGTATTATGAAAAAAGCAATGAAAATTCTAGGAGTTTTGATGCTGTTTGTTTTTACAGCATTATCTTTTTGGTCGTGTAGCAAGGATGATGATCCGGCAGACAACGACTTTTTTGCAGGAACCTATAAAGGAAGTGTATCTTATAAAGATGGAGGCTCTACCAACATCAGTACGGATGCAGGAAGCGTATTCGTAACAAAGATTGCCAGTGGGACTAAGTACAACTTTTCCTTCTCAAACAGTATTCCGAGTCTCAATGGAATAGAATTCAACAAACAGGGAGACAACACCTTAGTAATGGTAGGATCTACTGCCACTTCTTATATCAGAATTGATAACAATACATTGAAAATTTTTTATACCCAGGATGGTAAAACATGGACAGCCAATTGTACACGTTAACATCC
This Chryseobacterium sp. G0162 DNA region includes the following protein-coding sequences:
- the mfd gene encoding transcription-repair coupling factor; this translates as MQLKSINEKFLPDLMQKEFGKEIFTQLENSQHIAVKGSAGSSVSVFVAELFLVQKKNILYLVDDKEDALYANTEMEDLLGKEKVLYFPATHLEPYQVEKTQNANLVLRTEVLNKINSGRSPKVIVAYAGALSEKVLKKEDFKAISHHIKVGDQLDFDFVDELLNHYHFQQADFVSEPGEFSVRGGIVDVFSYSYEKPYRITFFGNEVESIKTFDIETQLSVDKVKDFQLVSNMNFSVTGSRVSLLQLLPKESYVVSKNGMIGMQKIKTFYEKSLEKYETLSKEVAHRTPQELFISDQEFLFDYKKFKTVDFGNVTIEGLKDIAEVKMEQLPQPSFHKNFELLIEDMEEKQEDGFDTWISFSTEKQKERLESIFEELEHELPFKSFKSELHEGFVDNGHKLLVYTDHQIFDRYQRYKAKNTFAKSEQLTLKDLMSLKIGDYIAHIDHGIGKFMGLVKVNNDGKIQECFKLTYKNGDLLYVSIHSLHKISKYNGPDGREIVLSKLGSPTWKSLKQKTKAKVKQIAFDLIKLYAQRKTAKGFAYTPDSYLQNELEASFIYEDTPDQEKATVDVKRDMEADTVMDRLVCGDVGFGKTEVAIRAAFKAATDGKQVAVLVPTTILAFQHYRSFKERLKDFPVNVSYVNRFRTAKQKSETLDALKNGKVDIIIGTHQLAGSSVKFKDLGLLIIDEEHKFGVSVKDKLKTLKSNVDTLTLTATPIPRTLQFSLMAARDLSVIKTPPPNRQPVDTQLVGFNEEIIRDAISYEIQRDGQVYFINNRIENLKDIAGLIQRLVPDARVITGHGQMDGKQLEKNVLDFMEGKYDVLVSTTIVESGVDVPNANTIFINDAQRFGMADLHQMRGRVGRSNRKAFCFLITPPYDMMTSDARKRLEAIEQFSDLGSGFQIAMKDLEIRGAGDLLGAEQSGFINEMGFETYQKLMQEALEELKDDVDFENLFDNEEDRQKLFKSVKDVNIDTDLELMLPDFYISNTEERLLLYQKIAEISNEKDLYQFELELIDRFGALPKEAVNLLKSVSLKWLAADIGFEKIVMKNGVFLGYFPSNPQDKFYQTDRFRHIINYLTRNPSEAQLKEKSGKEGNQLMMRKERIKNVDEVNVLLKAIIENN